The following coding sequences are from one Halobacteriovorax sp. JY17 window:
- a CDS encoding tail fiber domain-containing protein yields MIKKLLTTFILIIASSLVMASEKISYSGRLTSASGAPISGPVSLNLEIVTSTPAVLCTINDGAVPLSNGVFHLEVDYGTTCDSGRSLKNIISDSVTASEELFIRVVDVTHSKTYPSQAITSSPLAIFALEAASVRTGSIVNTDLKGVAANCANNEVIAGDGAGNFKCISASTGSVTSITAGTGLTGGTITATGTIAVDVGVGAGDIPQLDGSGKLATSVETDPSVTAFAKAALPTCGVGEVLKSDGTNFSCVTDDTGTDSDTTYTAGLGIDLTAGQFSIDASACGAGQRIVFGAPGFGCEDADAISLQGNDVDNTAPNDNDVLTWNNTTSKWEPRATASTVNALNDLSDAATTTDNLFLGHSNTMGTSNTGVGVTALDALTTGNFNTSLGDGSLTANQDGSNNVAVGYNAGKSNVTGSGNIFLGNAAGENETGSNKLYIDNSNTATPLILGDFSTDTLTINGTLKIVDGSQGANKVLTSSADGTAIWSTLSGAGSVTSVDVTAPLVKGGTASDIDLSIPAATTSADGYLTSTDWNTFNNKQAALPTGGTTAQYLRGDLTLSTFLNDVLASVLTGYVVGADTPLAATDSIVSAFGKIQGQINANDTAISANATDIGTNATDIGTNAAAITANTTNISSNDTDIAANTADITTNAADIAQNAADIAAIDESQWITTGSDIYYNTGNVGIGTSSPTLGGFAYASASKLGITGNGSADNNASFGVLNIGNNRTTPGGGDALGVINFNSVNDTTAVKSQISVYNEGAGGANGFGSRMMFTTRGNNQLNPTERLRIDSSGNVGIGTSAPVSRLDVNGTITSGGDTATTGTLQFAGKYASGTLNTYGSEYSSGATVVGYATKPKSGVGGFLSSSSTAGLNRGAMILDHEFEFLNASAQTATINTDIALTSRLKISQTGNVGIGVADPDAKLEINGQIKITGGGIGAGKVLTSDADGLASWTTPTSGTVASVSANAPLSVTSPTTSPDISISQANTTTDGYLSSTDWNTFNNKQAALPTGGTTAQYLRGDLTLSTFLNDVLASVLTGYTVGADTPLAATDSIVSAFGKVQGQINANNTSISANTTSIGTNATDIATNAAAITANTTNISSNDTDIAANTAAISSNDTDIAQNATDIAAINESQWTTTGSDIYYNTGDVAIGTTTPAAKLDVRGTLGLNNGTYIWNKKVGLGHADASSGKRVLLTLPTSTHTAEVTIRSARTTNDITSNILAKFNTVLTQENTVFRVLSAEVSGTLATYQWYFDSSTGTPYLRIGQGGNTFTYTITVKTNISNEPTAELDDGTAPVFPTVEPQYAFRSTQDSDLKIQTAGSDRMAIDNTGNVGIGTITPTAKLDIHDGFNQITRTENDSTSRGHLVLRRGDGTGATASINSENSGANDVSAISFHINSAERMRITNAGAVVATSFQGDGSSLTGITADSSSNNVNAVINADADSNSSGDILFQTGGTTRASISNSGDMSLGSSIDSGAGANVFSVGSTTEDSVVALGEDTNNKADMKWNSFTNYLSFGTKNAGTSYIDTLVVKDGNVGIGTAAPETTLDVAGNILIGEKPNSGTQKTSIIAAQQSDNGVSEGNSVPGNNLEFRAGIGTGSAANGDISFTTEHVTTVFGNGIAHGAGSKKMIIKSSGNVGIGTESPSQKLHVNGSIKSNGAVYSNKYYDKPLQIPDGWVIGDYWEVVQVAPEASGASGQWKVHLSGTRGNWTEGSTYKVSSTHASSSVWREAAQESETTYTNITKCFTVDVNPNANSPKFRVRAIKASASCGISAVMQMKLSINSEGHNASWTELTATGNDTTVSSYQSMGNDWNLYTGSPRNDSYLAIRATSNGRVGIGTAAPSEQLEVNGNVKAAAYLYTSDRRFKKNIATVTDPLEKVLSLRGVFFDWRTNEFDQFNLPEGKEYGFIAQEVEEVAPELVNTGENGYKSVKYGNITSLLVEAFKSLEKKISSYFESNDKEVRELNRKIASLEEENKELKQSSANNQKRIEKMEEDLQNILKQMNKKKD; encoded by the coding sequence ATGATTAAAAAGCTGCTAACTACATTCATACTGATAATTGCGTCTTCTCTTGTTATGGCGTCTGAGAAGATCTCTTATTCTGGTAGATTAACTTCCGCCTCTGGAGCTCCTATCTCTGGGCCTGTAAGTCTTAACTTAGAAATTGTAACCTCTACTCCTGCTGTTCTTTGTACTATTAACGATGGTGCTGTTCCTCTTTCAAATGGTGTCTTTCATCTTGAAGTGGATTATGGAACGACTTGTGATAGTGGGCGTTCTTTAAAAAATATTATTTCTGATTCTGTTACCGCTAGTGAAGAGCTCTTTATTCGCGTTGTTGATGTCACTCATTCTAAAACTTATCCTTCACAGGCCATTACAAGTTCTCCTCTTGCTATCTTCGCTCTTGAAGCCGCTTCTGTTAGAACTGGCTCAATTGTAAATACTGACTTAAAAGGCGTCGCCGCTAATTGTGCCAATAACGAAGTCATCGCTGGTGACGGTGCTGGAAATTTCAAATGTATTTCTGCAAGTACGGGCTCTGTAACTTCAATTACTGCGGGAACAGGACTTACTGGTGGAACGATTACTGCCACTGGAACAATTGCTGTTGACGTTGGTGTAGGAGCTGGAGATATTCCTCAACTCGATGGCTCTGGAAAGTTAGCAACTTCAGTTGAGACTGATCCAAGTGTTACTGCTTTTGCAAAAGCGGCCCTTCCAACCTGTGGGGTTGGTGAAGTTTTAAAATCTGATGGAACAAACTTTTCTTGTGTTACTGACGATACAGGAACTGATAGTGATACAACTTATACCGCAGGATTAGGAATTGATCTAACTGCAGGGCAGTTCTCTATTGATGCTTCGGCCTGTGGAGCTGGACAGAGAATAGTATTCGGTGCTCCTGGTTTTGGTTGTGAAGATGCTGATGCCATTTCTCTGCAAGGAAATGATGTCGACAACACTGCTCCAAATGATAACGATGTTCTTACTTGGAATAACACAACTTCAAAATGGGAACCAAGAGCGACGGCTTCGACAGTTAATGCTCTCAATGATTTAAGTGACGCTGCTACAACAACTGATAATTTATTTCTAGGTCATAGCAATACAATGGGAACTTCAAATACTGGAGTTGGTGTAACGGCACTTGATGCTCTTACAACAGGTAATTTTAACACTTCTCTTGGAGACGGCTCTCTCACAGCAAATCAAGATGGATCAAATAATGTAGCGGTTGGTTACAATGCAGGTAAGAGTAACGTGACAGGCTCTGGAAATATTTTTTTAGGAAATGCTGCCGGAGAAAATGAAACTGGCTCTAATAAACTCTACATAGATAATTCAAATACAGCGACTCCGTTAATTCTTGGAGATTTTTCAACTGATACTTTAACAATTAATGGAACTTTAAAAATTGTAGATGGATCACAAGGTGCGAATAAAGTTTTAACTTCATCAGCTGATGGAACGGCCATTTGGTCAACTCTCTCGGGAGCAGGGAGTGTGACAAGTGTTGATGTGACAGCTCCTTTAGTAAAGGGTGGAACTGCTTCTGATATTGATCTCTCAATTCCTGCGGCAACAACTTCTGCCGACGGTTACTTAACTTCAACTGATTGGAATACTTTTAATAATAAACAAGCGGCTCTTCCAACAGGTGGAACAACAGCACAATATCTCCGTGGAGATTTAACTCTCTCAACTTTTTTAAATGATGTTCTAGCTAGTGTTCTCACTGGATATGTTGTTGGTGCCGACACTCCTTTAGCTGCAACAGATTCAATAGTTTCGGCCTTTGGAAAAATTCAAGGACAAATTAATGCAAATGATACAGCGATTTCGGCTAATGCGACAGACATAGGAACAAATGCTACAGATATTGGAACTAATGCAGCGGCGATTACAGCAAATACAACGAATATTTCTTCTAACGATACTGACATTGCAGCCAACACTGCAGACATTACAACGAATGCAGCGGACATTGCTCAAAACGCAGCTGACATTGCAGCGATTGATGAGTCTCAATGGATAACAACAGGATCAGACATTTATTATAATACAGGAAATGTTGGAATTGGAACAAGCTCTCCTACTCTTGGTGGTTTTGCTTACGCTTCTGCGAGCAAGCTTGGAATTACAGGAAATGGATCAGCTGATAATAATGCAAGTTTTGGAGTACTCAACATAGGAAATAATAGAACAACACCAGGCGGTGGTGATGCTCTAGGTGTTATCAACTTTAATTCTGTGAATGATACAACTGCAGTGAAATCACAAATATCAGTATACAATGAGGGAGCAGGTGGTGCTAACGGCTTCGGCTCAAGAATGATGTTTACAACTAGAGGAAATAATCAACTTAATCCTACCGAGAGACTAAGAATAGATTCTTCCGGAAATGTTGGGATAGGAACTTCTGCACCAGTTTCAAGATTAGATGTAAACGGTACAATCACATCAGGTGGAGATACTGCAACAACAGGTACTCTTCAATTTGCAGGAAAGTATGCAAGCGGAACTCTAAATACATACGGAAGTGAATATAGCTCAGGAGCAACAGTTGTTGGATATGCAACAAAACCTAAGAGTGGTGTAGGAGGCTTTCTATCTTCATCCTCTACTGCAGGCCTAAATAGAGGCGCAATGATTCTAGATCATGAATTTGAATTTTTAAATGCATCAGCACAAACTGCAACAATAAATACAGATATAGCTCTAACAAGTAGATTGAAAATTAGTCAAACTGGAAATGTAGGTATTGGTGTTGCTGACCCCGATGCAAAGTTAGAGATTAATGGACAAATAAAAATAACTGGCGGAGGAATTGGCGCTGGAAAAGTTTTAACTTCAGATGCCGATGGACTTGCCTCATGGACAACACCAACTTCAGGAACGGTTGCCTCTGTTTCAGCAAATGCACCTCTATCAGTAACTAGCCCTACGACATCCCCTGATATTTCTATATCACAAGCAAATACAACTACCGACGGTTACTTAAGTTCAACTGATTGGAATACATTTAATAATAAGCAAGCTGCTCTTCCTACAGGTGGAACGACGGCGCAATATCTTCGTGGGGACTTAACTCTCTCAACTTTTTTAAATGATGTTCTAGCAAGTGTTCTCACTGGTTATACAGTTGGTGCTGACACTCCCCTCGCCGCAACTGATTCAATAGTTTCTGCCTTTGGAAAAGTTCAGGGACAAATTAATGCTAATAATACTTCTATCTCAGCAAACACTACGTCGATAGGAACGAACGCAACTGATATCGCAACGAATGCAGCGGCGATCACTGCTAATACTACAAATATTTCTTCTAATGATACGGACATTGCCGCCAATACAGCGGCCATAAGCTCAAACGATACAGACATAGCTCAAAATGCAACCGATATTGCTGCGATCAATGAATCTCAATGGACAACTACAGGTTCAGATATTTACTACAATACAGGAGATGTTGCTATTGGGACAACAACACCTGCTGCAAAGTTAGATGTAAGAGGTACACTCGGCTTAAATAATGGTACCTATATATGGAACAAGAAAGTGGGACTAGGTCACGCTGATGCGAGCTCTGGGAAAAGAGTTCTCCTAACCCTTCCAACATCAACACATACGGCAGAGGTTACGATTAGATCAGCAAGAACAACAAATGATATTACATCAAATATTCTTGCGAAATTTAACACTGTTCTTACTCAAGAAAATACTGTTTTTAGAGTTCTGTCCGCTGAAGTCTCTGGAACGCTTGCCACTTACCAATGGTATTTTGATAGCTCTACAGGGACTCCCTATTTAAGAATTGGGCAAGGTGGAAATACATTTACATATACAATTACAGTTAAAACAAATATATCAAACGAACCTACTGCAGAACTAGATGATGGGACAGCCCCCGTATTTCCTACAGTTGAGCCTCAATATGCGTTTAGATCTACACAAGACTCTGATCTTAAAATACAGACAGCAGGTAGCGATAGAATGGCAATAGACAATACTGGAAACGTTGGTATTGGAACAATTACACCTACTGCAAAATTAGATATTCATGATGGTTTTAATCAAATAACGAGAACGGAGAATGACTCCACTTCAAGAGGACACTTAGTTCTAAGAAGAGGCGATGGCACAGGAGCAACAGCTTCTATTAATTCTGAAAACTCAGGAGCTAATGATGTGAGCGCAATAAGCTTTCACATAAATTCCGCCGAAAGAATGAGAATTACAAATGCAGGAGCAGTTGTGGCCACTTCATTTCAAGGTGATGGTTCAAGTTTAACTGGCATTACTGCAGATAGCTCTAGCAACAATGTAAATGCAGTTATAAATGCCGATGCTGATTCAAATTCTTCCGGAGATATTCTCTTTCAAACAGGTGGAACAACTAGAGCGAGTATTTCAAACTCAGGGGATATGTCTCTTGGAAGCTCTATTGATTCTGGTGCCGGAGCGAATGTTTTTAGTGTTGGATCAACGACGGAAGATAGTGTCGTAGCTCTTGGAGAAGACACAAATAATAAAGCGGATATGAAATGGAATAGTTTTACCAACTACCTATCTTTTGGAACAAAGAATGCTGGTACAAGCTACATCGATACTCTTGTTGTTAAGGACGGAAATGTTGGAATTGGTACAGCGGCTCCAGAAACGACATTAGATGTGGCAGGAAATATTTTAATTGGGGAAAAGCCAAATTCGGGTACTCAAAAAACAAGTATAATAGCAGCTCAGCAATCAGACAATGGAGTATCAGAGGGGAATAGTGTTCCAGGTAATAACTTAGAGTTTAGGGCCGGAATAGGTACTGGCTCTGCCGCTAATGGGGATATTAGTTTTACAACTGAACATGTAACAACTGTTTTTGGAAATGGTATAGCTCACGGTGCTGGAAGCAAGAAAATGATTATAAAGTCTTCAGGTAATGTTGGTATTGGAACAGAAAGCCCTTCACAAAAACTTCATGTGAATGGAAGCATTAAGAGTAATGGCGCCGTATATAGTAATAAGTACTACGACAAGCCATTACAAATCCCCGATGGTTGGGTAATCGGTGACTACTGGGAAGTCGTCCAAGTAGCCCCCGAAGCATCAGGAGCTTCAGGTCAATGGAAAGTTCATCTATCAGGGACAAGAGGAAACTGGACAGAAGGTAGTACTTACAAAGTTTCCTCCACTCATGCTAGCTCATCAGTATGGAGAGAAGCTGCACAAGAATCAGAAACAACTTATACTAATATCACTAAATGTTTTACCGTCGATGTTAATCCAAATGCAAACAGTCCTAAGTTTAGAGTTAGAGCAATCAAAGCCAGTGCCAGCTGTGGTATCAGTGCAGTAATGCAGATGAAATTAAGCATTAATTCAGAGGGACATAATGCCTCATGGACAGAATTAACTGCAACAGGAAATGATACGACAGTATCCTCGTATCAATCAATGGGTAATGATTGGAATCTGTACACAGGTTCGCCTCGTAATGATAGTTACTTGGCAATTAGAGCAACCTCAAACGGAAGAGTCGGAATTGGAACTGCGGCGCCAAGTGAGCAACTAGAAGTTAACGGGAACGTTAAGGCAGCGGCTTACCTTTACACTTCTGATAGAAGATTTAAAAAGAATATTGCAACAGTTACAGATCCTCTTGAGAAAGTGCTCTCTCTTCGTGGTGTATTCTTTGACTGGAGAACAAATGAATTTGATCAATTTAATTTACCAGAAGGTAAAGAGTATGGATTTATCGCACAGGAAGTTGAAGAGGTCGCTCCAGAGTTAGTTAACACTGGAGAAAATGGATATAAGTCTGTTAAGTATGGAAATATCACTTCCCTACTTGTTGAGGCATTCAAGTCACTAGAGAAGAAAATATCTTCTTACTTTGAAAGTAATGATAAAGAAGTGAGAGAATTAAACAGAAAAATTGCTTCTCTAGAAGAAGAAAATAAAGAGCTTAAACAAAGCTCTGCTAATAATCAAAAACGCATTGAAAAAATGGAAGAAGACCTTCAAAATATTTTAAAACAAATGAATAAGAAGAAAGACTAA
- the tatA gene encoding twin-arginine translocase TatA/TatE family subunit → MGFGVGESLVILAVVLLLFGGKRLPQLGSSLGKAIQNFKKGMDDGDDSKKDDKEDEKKISK, encoded by the coding sequence ATGGGATTTGGTGTCGGTGAAAGTTTAGTCATTCTCGCAGTTGTTCTCTTGCTCTTTGGAGGAAAACGCTTACCTCAGCTTGGTAGCTCTCTTGGAAAGGCCATTCAAAACTTTAAGAAAGGAATGGACGACGGAGACGACTCAAAGAAAGATGATAAAGAAGACGAAAAGAAAATTTCAAAGTAA
- a CDS encoding KH domain-containing protein, with the protein MSELKDLIHYVSKSLVDMPDSVEVNEIVGEQTTVIELKVDKTDLGKVIGKQGRTARALRTILNAASTKLKKRSVLEIIE; encoded by the coding sequence ATGAGCGAATTGAAAGATCTAATCCATTACGTTTCTAAATCACTTGTCGACATGCCAGATTCGGTAGAAGTAAACGAAATTGTAGGTGAACAAACTACAGTTATCGAACTTAAAGTTGATAAAACTGACTTAGGTAAAGTTATCGGTAAGCAAGGTCGTACGGCTAGAGCTTTAAGAACAATCCTTAATGCAGCTTCAACAAAGCTTAAGAAGAGATCTGTTCTAGAAATTATCGAATAA
- a CDS encoding NADAR family protein: protein MKNLTLSTLILFFLTALTFAANGDYPAHWWQEVDRSTAPGWEVLPQDAKEGEVILSKRNELGILSNFAATDFVYKETLYKSVEGFWQSLKYPESDEDVRATAEGIEWPYTRVEVEQMTGFLAKKAGGYANSNMREMGIDWVTFQGKKIKFWTVSKGLHYQLIKDALRTKAKQNPKVMEVLMSTGNLKLKADHIMGDAPPAWFYNKIWMELRKEFREEVL from the coding sequence ATGAAAAATCTAACACTATCCACACTTATTCTATTCTTCCTTACTGCTCTTACATTTGCTGCAAATGGCGACTATCCGGCCCATTGGTGGCAAGAGGTTGATCGTTCAACCGCGCCTGGTTGGGAAGTACTTCCTCAAGATGCAAAAGAAGGAGAGGTTATTCTCTCTAAGAGAAATGAGTTGGGAATTCTTTCTAACTTTGCAGCGACTGACTTCGTTTATAAAGAAACTCTTTATAAGTCTGTGGAGGGGTTTTGGCAGTCTCTTAAATACCCAGAGTCAGATGAAGACGTAAGAGCAACAGCAGAGGGGATTGAGTGGCCTTACACCCGTGTTGAGGTGGAGCAGATGACTGGATTTCTTGCGAAGAAAGCAGGCGGTTACGCAAATTCAAATATGAGAGAAATGGGAATTGACTGGGTAACTTTTCAAGGAAAGAAGATTAAGTTTTGGACTGTTTCAAAAGGGCTTCATTATCAATTAATTAAAGATGCTCTTAGAACGAAAGCGAAACAAAATCCAAAAGTGATGGAAGTTCTCATGTCTACAGGTAATCTAAAACTTAAGGCCGATCATATTATGGGAGATGCTCCTCCTGCGTGGTTCTATAATAAAATCTGGATGGAACTTAGAAAAGAATTTAGAGAAGAAGTTCTCTAA
- a CDS encoding SIS domain-containing protein, with amino-acid sequence MAHKAKAQSFLDISDKFKLGELPTEKSHPKTKNLSSLSQSHLDQALEIIKEIEINLLNIALSKQSKIKELTEDVQKALQLGGRIFLCGCGATGRLSLALETIWNKSGKEKGRVISFMAGGDVALIHSIENFEDHPEFGKRQLEELGFNENDLLLAITEGGETPFVIGAVNAASEVANSAPYFLYCNPDEVLCQTVERSREVIENRKIKKLNLCVGEMVLAGSTRMQASTIQMLVAGQALFNFDVNWVQKLKDKFEEIDFSFLKKFIERESEVYKRNDGVVYSTCDLLGISVLTDTTERSPTFSLLPFERNVESRPKQYSLCYLSLEGELEVQRAWTSLLDRTPRCLEWIETKELTSIERLYGFDISARNIEKRKSYCSGEQHIFRIELIDESLKFRFEDLEENIRFEKNDLLSIHLILKVLLNTHSTLVMGRLGRYESNIMTWVRPSNNKLIDRTIRYILILLSERGIEKSYEEVCYKLFEVMEEVKKDDPLVLKTLESLL; translated from the coding sequence ATGGCCCACAAAGCTAAGGCCCAGAGTTTTCTGGATATTTCAGATAAGTTCAAGTTAGGTGAATTACCTACTGAAAAATCACATCCTAAGACTAAGAATCTCTCCTCTTTGAGTCAAAGTCATTTAGATCAAGCACTAGAAATAATCAAAGAAATTGAAATTAATTTATTAAATATAGCTCTTAGTAAGCAATCTAAAATTAAAGAGCTCACAGAAGATGTTCAGAAAGCTTTACAGCTTGGGGGGAGAATTTTTCTCTGTGGTTGTGGTGCAACGGGAAGACTCTCTCTTGCGCTAGAGACTATTTGGAATAAGAGTGGCAAAGAAAAGGGAAGGGTGATCTCTTTCATGGCCGGTGGTGATGTGGCCTTAATTCATTCAATTGAGAATTTTGAAGATCACCCAGAATTTGGAAAGAGACAATTAGAAGAATTAGGTTTCAATGAAAATGATCTTCTGCTCGCGATTACAGAGGGAGGAGAGACTCCTTTTGTTATAGGGGCCGTAAATGCAGCAAGTGAAGTTGCTAACTCTGCTCCATACTTTCTCTATTGCAACCCTGATGAAGTCCTCTGTCAAACAGTTGAGCGCTCACGTGAAGTCATAGAGAATAGAAAAATTAAAAAGCTCAACCTATGCGTTGGAGAGATGGTTCTTGCTGGAAGTACGAGAATGCAGGCAAGTACTATTCAAATGCTTGTTGCGGGACAGGCCTTATTTAACTTTGATGTGAATTGGGTGCAAAAATTAAAAGATAAGTTTGAAGAAATTGATTTTAGTTTTCTTAAGAAATTTATTGAAAGAGAAAGTGAAGTCTATAAGAGAAATGATGGAGTGGTTTATTCTACCTGTGATCTTTTAGGAATTAGCGTTCTTACGGATACAACTGAGAGATCTCCTACATTTAGTCTTCTTCCATTTGAAAGAAATGTTGAATCAAGGCCTAAGCAGTATTCTCTATGTTACTTATCTTTAGAGGGAGAGCTTGAAGTTCAAAGAGCTTGGACCTCTCTCTTAGACAGAACTCCTCGCTGTCTAGAGTGGATTGAAACCAAAGAGCTTACAAGTATTGAGAGGCTATATGGTTTTGATATTTCTGCTAGAAATATTGAAAAGAGAAAATCTTATTGTTCTGGTGAGCAGCATATCTTTAGAATTGAGCTCATAGACGAGAGTTTAAAATTTCGATTTGAAGATTTAGAAGAAAATATACGGTTTGAGAAAAATGATCTTTTAAGTATTCACCTAATTTTAAAAGTTCTCTTAAATACTCACTCGACTTTAGTGATGGGACGGTTAGGACGCTATGAAAGCAATATTATGACTTGGGTTAGGCCAAGTAATAATAAATTAATTGATAGGACGATTCGCTATATTTTAATTCTCTTAAGTGAGCGCGGAATTGAAAAGAGTTATGAAGAGGTTTGTTATAAATTATTTGAAGTGATGGAAGAGGTAAAGAAAGATGACCCTCTAGTTTTAAAAACTCTAGAGAGCCTATTATAA
- a CDS encoding response regulator, translated as MSNSEITILIAEDEADLLEICTDIFEIEDFQVLGACNGEEALNIFLNNHVDLILSDSHMPKMGGLELLEKIQDGPKKLPPFFLLTGDIGLAEEELKEKGATGLISKPFDLDEILATVTNIFKAR; from the coding sequence ATGAGTAATTCCGAAATAACTATATTAATTGCAGAAGATGAAGCTGATCTTCTAGAGATTTGCACAGATATTTTTGAAATAGAGGACTTTCAAGTTCTAGGTGCCTGCAATGGTGAAGAGGCTTTAAATATTTTCTTAAATAATCATGTTGATCTCATTTTGTCTGACTCCCATATGCCTAAGATGGGAGGATTAGAATTGCTAGAAAAAATTCAGGACGGACCAAAGAAGCTACCTCCATTCTTTCTTTTGACAGGAGATATTGGGCTAGCAGAAGAGGAATTAAAAGAGAAGGGGGCAACAGGTCTCATCTCGAAACCTTTCGATCTTGATGAGATACTAGCTACAGTTACAAATATTTTTAAAGCACGGTAG
- the rpsP gene encoding 30S ribosomal protein S16, producing MLTIRMQRGGRVHMPIYTIVATDSRNPRDGKFLERLGQYNPHIEGSELIDIKAERIAALVKSGATMSDTVRTLLKKNKIQLG from the coding sequence ATGCTAACAATCAGAATGCAACGCGGTGGTAGAGTACATATGCCAATTTATACTATTGTTGCCACAGACTCACGTAATCCAAGAGATGGAAAGTTTCTTGAGAGACTAGGTCAATACAATCCACATATTGAAGGTTCAGAGCTTATCGACATTAAAGCTGAAAGAATTGCTGCTCTAGTTAAGAGTGGAGCAACTATGTCAGATACAGTTAGAACACTTTTAAAGAAAAACAAAATCCAATTAGGTTAA